Proteins from one Nerophis lumbriciformis linkage group LG16, RoL_Nlum_v2.1, whole genome shotgun sequence genomic window:
- the rnf212 gene encoding probable E3 SUMO-protein ligase RNF212 isoform X1 — protein sequence MSQWICCNSCFYPPSSERRLALTTCGHVICSLCHHKGKRGECLICGGRCHVSPLTDQSSTEVKALFSSIDVVASKYFSEISKVHMFQARHQKRLLTHFQKRNEKLEEVLVKMKQQMQHMAKKMNEQSAYIAKLEYSLQSATSKSQMSQSSQASQGRKGGKPQHHHSSSPCTAQLVQIPFNSPVSLSRHSSSSNIADNLEGDNRRFRKPANVPRLSLVSPPQNGRMGTVSHRPASQITLANHSTYSATVSGCQRPQTSPKFSSGQLSGWNSPIFQTSQPFRCSSLSSLMHPPP from the exons ATGTCTCAGTGGATCTGCTGCAACTCCTGCTTTTATCCACCCTCCTCCGAGCGCAGACTGGCTCTCACGACGTGCGGGCATGTCATTTGCAGCCTTTGCCACCACAAAG GTAAACGAGGCGAGTGTTTAATATGCGGTGGCCGATGTCATGTGTCGCCTCTTACTGACCAA aGCAGCACAGAAGTGAAGGCCCTGTTCTCCAGCATCGACGTCGTGGCAAGCAAATATTTCTCAGAAATCAGCAAA GTGCACATGTTCCAGGCAAGACATCAGAAAAGGCTGCTGACACACTTCCAGAAAAGG aATGAGAAGCTAGAGGAGGTCCTTGTCAAGATGAAGCAGCAAATGCAGCACATGGCCAA GAAGATGAACGAACAGAGTGCCTACATTGCCAAGCTGGAGTATTCTCTTCAGAG TGCAACATCAAAGTCTCAGATGAGCCAAAGCTCCCAAGCCTCACAGGGACGAAAAGGAGGTAAACCCCAGCACCATCACTCCTCGTCACCATGCACTGCTCAGC TGGTCCAGATCCCATTTAATTCTCCTGTGTCGCTCTCCAGACATTCCTCATCCAGCAACAT TGCTGACAACTTAGAGGGGGATAATCGTCGGTTCAGGAAA CCTGCCAATGTCCCCAGACTGTCATTGGTCAGCCCTCCGCAAAACGGACGCATGG GCACGGTGTCTCACAGACCAGCCAGCCAGATAACATTGGCCAACCACTCCACATATTCCGCCACAGTCAG TGGCTGTCAAAGACCACAGACCAGCCCAAAGTTCTCATCTGGACAACTCTCTGGTTGGAACTCTCCCATCTTCCAGACGTCCCAGCCTTTCAGATGCTCGTCTCTGTCCTCCCTGATGCACCCTCCTCCTTAG
- the rnf212 gene encoding probable E3 SUMO-protein ligase RNF212 isoform X2, which yields MSQWICCNSCFYPPSSERRLALTTCGHVICSLCHHKGKRGECLICGGRCHVSPLTDQSSTEVKALFSSIDVVASKYFSEISKVHMFQARHQKRLLTHFQKRNEKLEEVLVKMKQQMQHMAKKMNEQSAYIAKLEYSLQSATSKSQMSQSSQASQGRKGVVQIPFNSPVSLSRHSSSSNIADNLEGDNRRFRKPANVPRLSLVSPPQNGRMGTVSHRPASQITLANHSTYSATVSGCQRPQTSPKFSSGQLSGWNSPIFQTSQPFRCSSLSSLMHPPP from the exons ATGTCTCAGTGGATCTGCTGCAACTCCTGCTTTTATCCACCCTCCTCCGAGCGCAGACTGGCTCTCACGACGTGCGGGCATGTCATTTGCAGCCTTTGCCACCACAAAG GTAAACGAGGCGAGTGTTTAATATGCGGTGGCCGATGTCATGTGTCGCCTCTTACTGACCAA aGCAGCACAGAAGTGAAGGCCCTGTTCTCCAGCATCGACGTCGTGGCAAGCAAATATTTCTCAGAAATCAGCAAA GTGCACATGTTCCAGGCAAGACATCAGAAAAGGCTGCTGACACACTTCCAGAAAAGG aATGAGAAGCTAGAGGAGGTCCTTGTCAAGATGAAGCAGCAAATGCAGCACATGGCCAA GAAGATGAACGAACAGAGTGCCTACATTGCCAAGCTGGAGTATTCTCTTCAGAG TGCAACATCAAAGTCTCAGATGAGCCAAAGCTCCCAAGCCTCACAGGGACGAAAAGGAG TGGTCCAGATCCCATTTAATTCTCCTGTGTCGCTCTCCAGACATTCCTCATCCAGCAACAT TGCTGACAACTTAGAGGGGGATAATCGTCGGTTCAGGAAA CCTGCCAATGTCCCCAGACTGTCATTGGTCAGCCCTCCGCAAAACGGACGCATGG GCACGGTGTCTCACAGACCAGCCAGCCAGATAACATTGGCCAACCACTCCACATATTCCGCCACAGTCAG TGGCTGTCAAAGACCACAGACCAGCCCAAAGTTCTCATCTGGACAACTCTCTGGTTGGAACTCTCCCATCTTCCAGACGTCCCAGCCTTTCAGATGCTCGTCTCTGTCCTCCCTGATGCACCCTCCTCCTTAG